The following are encoded together in the Parabacteroides chongii genome:
- a CDS encoding ketopantoate reductase family protein: protein MSKIKIAISGIGAVGGYYGGLLAAYYQNSEEVEIFFISRGENLQAIRKDGLEIKKSFKKITAMPTLATDDPTEIGPVDYLFCCTKSYDLEDNIRDLAPVIGPDTIIIPLLNGADISERIQQIVPDNKVWKGCVYIGSRLVSPGHVQKFTLKDRLFFGHNSKDKEKQVELQKLLSSARILSTNPADIDFEVWKKFFMISTAATITSYFNETINEVIDKHIDLFITLGYELQSVAEAKGIKLPEDIVFSSIKSQQMMPNGSTTSMHTDFRRGSKTEIETLTGYVIREAEALKLEVPTYQFMYKGLTQFPYPR from the coding sequence ATGAGTAAAATAAAAATTGCTATTTCCGGAATAGGGGCTGTAGGGGGATATTACGGTGGGTTGCTGGCAGCGTACTACCAAAACTCAGAAGAAGTGGAAATCTTTTTCATTTCACGGGGTGAAAACCTGCAGGCTATCAGAAAAGACGGATTAGAAATAAAAAAATCATTTAAGAAAATAACCGCCATGCCAACACTGGCTACTGACGATCCGACAGAAATCGGACCGGTGGACTATCTGTTCTGCTGCACCAAAAGCTATGATCTGGAAGATAATATCCGGGATCTTGCGCCGGTAATCGGCCCGGACACCATCATCATCCCGTTGCTCAACGGTGCGGATATATCCGAACGGATACAGCAAATAGTGCCCGACAACAAGGTATGGAAAGGCTGCGTTTACATCGGATCACGCCTTGTCTCACCCGGCCATGTACAAAAATTCACGTTGAAAGACCGTCTCTTCTTCGGCCACAACAGCAAGGATAAAGAAAAGCAGGTCGAGTTACAGAAGTTACTCAGCAGCGCCCGTATCCTGTCGACCAATCCTGCCGACATAGACTTCGAGGTCTGGAAAAAGTTTTTTATGATCTCCACTGCGGCAACGATCACCTCTTATTTCAACGAGACGATCAACGAAGTGATAGATAAGCATATCGACCTGTTCATCACCCTGGGATACGAACTGCAGAGCGTAGCGGAAGCCAAAGGTATCAAATTGCCGGAGGATATCGTTTTCTCATCGATCAAGTCGCAACAAATGATGCCAAACGGCTCAACCACTTCGATGCACACCGACTTCAGACGGGGAAGCAAGACCGAAATAGAGACACTGACCGGTTACGTGATACGCGAAGCAGAGGCGTTGAAGCTGGAAGTTCCTACCTACCAATTTATGTACAAGGGACTGACTCAATTCCCCTACCCCCGGTAA
- a CDS encoding type I phosphomannose isomerase catalytic subunit yields MLYPMTFKPILKKIIWGGSDICPFKGITPVEEGIGESWELSHVEGNYSIVDNGDLEGKSLDELIRTYGKQLLGEKVMEQFGSTFPLLIKFIDARDDLSIQVHPDDALAMKRHNSFGKTEMWYVIKAEKGAGLYSGFSQQIDAEEYVKRVGDNTIMDVLQRYEVSPGDVFFLPAGRVHAIGAGCFIAEIQQTSNITYRIYDYDRKDASGNGRELHTELAKDAIDYTTLPDYRTHYKAHTNATVELANCKYFTTNLLDLDTMMVRDFSELDSFVVYICMEGKASIRDNKGNEIFIHQGQTVLIPADTEVVTISPAPNAKFMETYIG; encoded by the coding sequence ATGTTATATCCAATGACATTTAAGCCTATCCTCAAGAAGATCATTTGGGGAGGCTCAGACATCTGCCCGTTTAAGGGCATTACGCCAGTAGAAGAAGGGATCGGCGAAAGCTGGGAACTTTCTCATGTAGAAGGAAACTATTCTATCGTCGATAATGGTGATTTGGAAGGTAAGTCACTCGATGAACTGATCCGTACATACGGCAAACAGTTGCTGGGAGAAAAGGTAATGGAGCAATTCGGTTCTACATTTCCCCTGCTTATCAAGTTTATCGATGCTCGCGATGATCTTTCCATTCAGGTGCATCCTGACGACGCACTGGCTATGAAACGCCATAACTCTTTCGGTAAGACAGAAATGTGGTATGTGATAAAGGCAGAGAAAGGGGCGGGGCTGTACTCCGGCTTCTCACAGCAGATCGACGCGGAGGAGTATGTGAAACGTGTAGGTGATAACACGATCATGGACGTTTTGCAGCGCTATGAAGTTTCTCCGGGCGATGTTTTCTTCCTGCCTGCCGGACGCGTACATGCTATCGGTGCCGGATGCTTTATCGCTGAGATACAGCAGACCAGCAACATTACTTACCGTATCTACGATTACGACCGTAAGGATGCCAGCGGCAACGGACGTGAGCTGCATACCGAACTGGCAAAGGATGCGATCGACTATACGACGCTCCCCGACTACCGTACGCATTATAAGGCACATACCAATGCCACGGTTGAACTTGCCAATTGCAAATATTTCACCACCAACCTGCTCGACCTGGATACGATGATGGTGCGCGACTTCTCTGAACTCGATTCGTTTGTCGTATATATATGTATGGAGGGTAAGGCTTCTATCCGTGACAATAAAGGAAACGAGATCTTCATCCATCAGGGACAGACTGTTCTGATCCCGGCCGATACGGAAGTGGTGACAATCTCACCGGCTCCGAATGCAAAGTTCATGGAGACTTATATCGGATAA
- a CDS encoding alpha amylase C-terminal domain-containing protein translates to MESLNLIKNDPWLAPYKEAIEGRYQYVIDKEKSLTNKGKQTLSEMASGYLYFGLHKTNKGWVFREWAPNATAIYLIGTFNDWKKEEQYKMKRQGYGVWEIVLEEDLLHHEDLFKLLVEWDGGSGERIPAWIRRVVQDPVTKIFSAQVWNPATPYTFKNKRFKPDTSPLLIYECHIGMSTNEEKVGSYDEFRLNVLPRIAREGYNAIQIMAIQEHPYYGSFGYHVSSFFAASSRFGTPEELKHLIDDAHGMGIAVIMDIVHSHAVKNEVEGLGRFDGSYNQYFLSGSRREHPAWDSLCFDYGKNEVLHFLLSNCKFWLEEYKFDGFRFDGVTSMLYYSHGLGEAFCNYGDYFNGHQDGDAIAYLTLANKLIHEVNKNAITIAEEVSGMPGLAAKYEDGGYGFDYRMAMNIPDYWIKTIKEKKDEDWHPSSIWWETTNRRADEKTISYAESHDQALVGDKTIIFRLIDADMYWHMQKDDHNFMVERGVALHKMIRLVTASTINGGYLNFMGNEFGHPEWIDFPREGNGWSHKYARRQWDLVDNMDLKYHYLGDFDREMVELIRSVKNFQSTPIQKVWDSDGDQVLAYMRKDLVFVFNFSPTKSYTDYGFLVPKGEYEVVLNTDATRFGGFGIADDSIHHFTLLDPLYKKEKKEWLKLYIPARSAVVLRKVKVKK, encoded by the coding sequence ATGGAGTCTCTGAATCTAATAAAGAATGACCCTTGGCTTGCCCCTTATAAAGAGGCGATAGAAGGACGGTATCAATACGTGATTGATAAGGAAAAGAGCTTGACTAACAAGGGGAAACAAACCTTGTCGGAAATGGCTTCCGGATATCTGTACTTCGGTTTACACAAAACCAACAAGGGGTGGGTATTTCGCGAATGGGCCCCGAACGCCACGGCCATCTACCTGATCGGTACATTCAACGACTGGAAAAAAGAAGAACAATATAAAATGAAGCGCCAGGGCTATGGCGTGTGGGAGATCGTTCTCGAAGAAGATCTGTTGCACCACGAAGACCTGTTCAAGTTGCTGGTCGAATGGGACGGAGGAAGCGGTGAACGCATCCCGGCATGGATACGCCGTGTCGTCCAGGATCCTGTGACGAAGATATTCAGTGCTCAGGTATGGAATCCTGCTACGCCATATACATTTAAAAATAAGCGTTTCAAACCGGATACTTCCCCGCTGCTCATTTACGAATGCCATATAGGTATGTCAACGAACGAGGAAAAGGTCGGCTCATACGATGAATTTCGCCTCAACGTTCTGCCCCGTATTGCACGTGAAGGTTACAACGCCATTCAAATCATGGCTATCCAGGAGCATCCTTATTACGGATCTTTCGGTTATCATGTCAGCAGTTTCTTCGCAGCTTCATCACGCTTCGGTACGCCCGAAGAACTGAAACACCTGATCGACGACGCTCACGGGATGGGTATTGCCGTGATCATGGATATTGTACACAGCCATGCTGTTAAGAATGAAGTGGAAGGTCTCGGACGTTTCGACGGTTCTTACAACCAGTATTTCCTTAGTGGTTCCCGCCGCGAACATCCGGCATGGGATTCGCTTTGCTTTGATTACGGAAAGAATGAGGTGCTGCATTTTCTCCTGTCCAACTGCAAATTCTGGCTTGAAGAGTATAAGTTCGACGGTTTCCGCTTCGACGGCGTGACCTCCATGCTTTACTACAGTCATGGGTTGGGCGAGGCTTTCTGCAATTATGGTGATTATTTTAACGGGCATCAGGATGGCGATGCGATCGCTTATCTCACCCTTGCCAACAAACTGATACATGAGGTCAATAAAAATGCCATCACTATTGCTGAAGAAGTGAGCGGTATGCCCGGCCTGGCAGCTAAATATGAAGACGGCGGCTATGGCTTCGATTACCGTATGGCGATGAATATTCCCGATTACTGGATCAAGACAATCAAGGAAAAGAAAGACGAGGACTGGCATCCTTCTTCTATCTGGTGGGAAACGACCAACCGTCGTGCTGACGAAAAAACAATCAGTTATGCTGAAAGTCACGACCAGGCGCTGGTAGGAGATAAGACTATCATTTTCCGCCTGATAGATGCGGATATGTACTGGCATATGCAGAAAGACGACCATAACTTTATGGTTGAACGCGGGGTGGCACTCCATAAGATGATACGTCTTGTGACGGCTTCGACTATCAACGGCGGTTACCTAAACTTTATGGGTAATGAGTTCGGACATCCGGAATGGATCGATTTTCCGCGCGAAGGTAACGGCTGGTCACATAAATATGCCCGACGCCAGTGGGATTTGGTAGACAATATGGATTTGAAGTATCATTATTTGGGCGATTTCGATCGCGAGATGGTCGAACTGATCCGCAGCGTGAAGAATTTTCAGTCTACTCCGATACAGAAGGTGTGGGACAGCGATGGCGACCAGGTTCTGGCGTATATGCGTAAAGACCTGGTGTTCGTCTTCAACTTCAGTCCTACGAAATCGTACACCGACTACGGCTTCCTTGTGCCTAAAGGTGAGTATGAGGTGGTATTGAATACGGATGCTACCCGTTTCGGCGGTTTTGGTATCGCGGACGATTCGATACATCATTTCACATTACTCGACCCATTATATAAAAAAGAGAAAAAAGAATGGTTGAAGCTGTACATTCCGGCACGTAGTGCTGTTGTACTCAGAAAAGTAAAAGTAAAAAAATAA
- a CDS encoding cation:proton antiporter — protein sequence MSKGTKSIAFYFIMILVFGSLMYLIAKEGERQQIESAITAAYDAPKDLGEGFSLFWELMTHHIQSPIGILLLQIITILLTCRLFGWLFQKIGQPTVIGEIVAGIVLGPSVLGHLSPEVSGFLFPVESLANITILSQFGLILFMFAIGMELDITEVRKKLKETILISHTSTIVPFFCGMLTAYFVYDTYADKSTPFLSFALFVGIAMSITAFPVLARIIQEKGLTRTHLGTISLASAANGDITAWCLLAVVIAIAQAGTMLSAIYNILFSVLYIAFMFFAVRPFLRMIGHVYHNKEVIDKGLVAFMFLLLIISSYLTEMLGLHALFGAFIAGVVMPSNVKFRKIMTEKVEDVSLALFLPLFFVSTGLRTEIGLLNSPELWWMCGVFIVVAIVGKFGGAMFSARFVGESWKDSLYIGALMNTRGLMELVVLTIGYEMHILPPSIFVMLVLMTLVTTFMTIPLVSFIKFCFQAREKIKEYKTVDVADGTYKVLLSFGRAANGQIMLDVAYQMFAHKRHQVDLTALHLTVGSDVNPLHTDNFEEVSFGPILYGAKKLGINIDTRYEVSNNAGQDITDIVNTEGFDFLLVGSGISMSNQPDDIEANRYRTSFYNRFFRRFKAPESWFYPGALLKDKTKMFIGKSNCDVGVFVNRGFVKASNVIVVIDSEKDLFILEYASTLLKTTHGSVSILDRSSSTTPGSEKIQYAIRQFVESTKQANLLAEKDMTASLFNGYTFMLISYDSWNDVSEHRREALQKMPSTLILNHKEKTEE from the coding sequence ATGAGTAAAGGAACAAAGAGTATTGCCTTTTATTTTATAATGATCCTGGTTTTTGGTTCATTAATGTATCTGATCGCCAAAGAAGGAGAAAGACAACAGATTGAAAGCGCCATCACTGCTGCCTACGACGCCCCGAAAGACCTTGGTGAAGGTTTTTCTTTGTTTTGGGAGCTGATGACGCACCATATACAGTCGCCTATCGGAATATTATTGTTGCAGATCATCACGATCCTGCTGACCTGCCGCCTGTTCGGGTGGCTGTTCCAGAAGATAGGGCAACCGACCGTTATCGGCGAGATCGTGGCGGGTATCGTGCTGGGACCGTCGGTGCTGGGACATCTGTCACCCGAAGTCTCGGGGTTTCTCTTCCCGGTCGAGTCGCTCGCCAATATCACGATCCTGAGCCAGTTCGGGCTGATCCTGTTCATGTTCGCCATTGGTATGGAGTTGGATATTACCGAAGTACGAAAGAAATTAAAGGAAACCATCCTGATAAGCCATACGAGTACGATCGTACCTTTCTTCTGCGGTATGCTTACTGCCTACTTCGTTTATGACACCTATGCAGATAAAAGTACACCTTTCCTGTCGTTTGCCCTATTTGTCGGTATCGCGATGAGTATCACTGCTTTTCCTGTGCTGGCACGTATCATACAGGAGAAAGGGTTGACGCGAACGCACCTGGGAACGATCTCGCTCGCCAGTGCTGCCAACGGTGATATTACAGCCTGGTGCCTATTGGCTGTCGTGATCGCCATCGCACAGGCGGGAACGATGCTGAGTGCGATCTACAACATTCTTTTCTCCGTACTTTATATCGCTTTCATGTTTTTTGCCGTGCGTCCGTTCCTCCGGATGATCGGGCATGTATATCATAATAAGGAAGTGATCGACAAAGGGCTGGTAGCTTTTATGTTCCTCCTCCTGATAATCTCCTCCTATCTGACGGAAATGCTGGGGCTGCATGCGTTGTTCGGAGCATTCATCGCAGGCGTGGTGATGCCGAGTAATGTGAAGTTTCGTAAGATCATGACCGAGAAGGTGGAAGATGTCTCACTGGCATTGTTCCTGCCGTTGTTTTTCGTCTCGACAGGGTTACGCACCGAGATCGGTTTGCTGAACAGCCCGGAGCTGTGGTGGATGTGCGGGGTATTTATCGTAGTGGCCATCGTCGGTAAATTCGGTGGAGCGATGTTCTCCGCCCGTTTCGTAGGCGAAAGCTGGAAAGACAGTCTATATATCGGCGCGCTGATGAATACGCGCGGGCTGATGGAGCTTGTAGTGCTTACCATCGGTTACGAAATGCACATCCTCCCTCCTTCTATTTTCGTCATGCTGGTGCTGATGACATTGGTGACGACATTCATGACGATCCCGTTGGTTTCGTTCATCAAGTTCTGCTTCCAGGCACGGGAGAAAATCAAAGAATACAAGACTGTGGACGTAGCAGACGGTACTTACAAGGTGTTGCTCTCATTCGGACGGGCTGCCAACGGACAGATCATGCTCGATGTGGCGTACCAGATGTTTGCCCATAAACGGCATCAGGTGGATCTCACGGCACTTCACCTTACCGTCGGTTCGGACGTGAACCCGTTGCATACGGACAACTTCGAAGAGGTAAGTTTCGGTCCCATCCTGTACGGAGCCAAAAAGCTGGGGATTAATATAGATACACGCTACGAGGTATCGAACAACGCCGGACAGGACATCACCGACATTGTCAACACAGAAGGTTTCGACTTTCTGTTGGTAGGTTCAGGTATCTCGATGAGTAACCAGCCGGATGATATCGAAGCGAACCGTTACCGTACGTCGTTCTACAATCGTTTCTTCCGCCGTTTCAAGGCACCTGAATCATGGTTTTACCCGGGTGCATTATTGAAAGACAAAACGAAGATGTTTATCGGGAAAAGTAATTGTGACGTAGGTGTATTCGTAAACCGGGGATTCGTCAAGGCTAGTAATGTGATTGTAGTAATCGATTCGGAAAAAGATCTGTTTATCCTGGAATATGCCTCCACGCTACTCAAAACGACGCATGGTTCGGTAAGTATTCTCGACCGGAGCAGTTCAACGACACCGGGCAGCGAGAAGATACAATATGCCATCCGCCAGTTTGTCGAATCGACCAAGCAGGCGAACCTGCTGGCAGAGAAGGATATGACAGCTTCACTTTTCAACGGTTACACTTTCATGCTGATCAGTTATGATAGCTGGAATGACGTTTCCGAACATCGTCGCGAGGCGTTGCAGAAGATGCCGTCGACTCTGATTCTGAATCATAAGGAGAAAACAGAAGAATAA
- a CDS encoding TonB-dependent receptor plug domain-containing protein — MKKGFLLISGLLAGAAAYATEPVEPMEIDSLINLQGVVVSANKIQVNRNSVPLTVSVIDRDQIEASSESALLPVLSERVPGLFVTEKGVTGFGVSSGSAGTVNIRGVGQGNKVLMLFDGQPQWAGVFGHSLPDTYVASDIERVEVIRGPGSLLYGSNAMGGVVNIITRQHKQQGRRTQARVMFGSYNTQKYMINNGYNIGNFSSFISVNHDRSDGHRPDSKFDITNGFANLGYRINNEYKVTGNLSLAKYNTEDPGTITSPLLDHDMHILRGTTSFALENHHEKTSGALRVFYNWGHHKINDGHAVNADPRSFLFYSDDHNTGVQLYQSFRLVEGNTFTAGIDYKNWGGHAWNDTINGPIGEIVKKSVNEVAGYAIMQQDLFDILSLNAGVRYEHSSAYGGEWVPQAGFALRPFEGNTIKGSFSKGYRSPTLRELYISYLPYSKANPDLKPESMLSYELSVGQYLLDNRLHAELTAFYIEGKDMISVVNRQMSNIGRFYNKGVEFEAGYQILNNLNLDMNYSYLHMNKDIVAAPAHKFYASATYMPGRFTFNLSVQSIFDLYTNVGNKPEDNKKEDYTVLNARASYRFGSQNKGLKLFVKGENLTATRYSINEGYPMPKAVFMGGIDVTF, encoded by the coding sequence ATGAAGAAAGGATTTTTACTTATTTCGGGATTATTGGCAGGAGCGGCAGCTTATGCAACTGAACCTGTCGAACCAATGGAAATAGACAGTCTGATCAATCTGCAGGGGGTCGTCGTTTCCGCGAATAAGATACAGGTGAACCGTAACAGTGTTCCCCTTACTGTCTCGGTGATAGACAGGGATCAGATAGAAGCGAGTAGCGAGTCGGCTTTGCTGCCGGTGTTGTCGGAGCGCGTTCCCGGGTTGTTTGTGACGGAAAAAGGCGTGACCGGCTTTGGCGTTTCCTCGGGATCGGCAGGGACTGTGAACATCCGTGGGGTGGGACAAGGAAATAAAGTTCTTATGTTGTTTGACGGCCAGCCACAATGGGCAGGTGTTTTCGGGCATTCCTTGCCGGATACGTATGTCGCATCTGATATTGAAAGGGTAGAGGTGATCCGCGGACCGGGTTCGTTATTGTATGGATCGAATGCGATGGGCGGCGTGGTCAATATTATTACCCGCCAGCACAAGCAACAGGGGCGTCGTACACAGGCTCGTGTGATGTTCGGTTCTTATAACACACAGAAGTATATGATTAATAACGGCTATAATATAGGAAATTTCAGCAGTTTCATATCGGTGAACCATGATCGTTCGGATGGTCACAGGCCGGATTCCAAATTTGATATCACTAACGGCTTTGCTAACCTCGGATACCGGATCAACAATGAATATAAGGTAACCGGCAATTTAAGCCTGGCAAAATATAATACCGAAGATCCGGGAACAATCACCAGCCCATTGCTGGATCATGACATGCATATTCTTCGTGGTACAACTTCGTTCGCTTTGGAGAATCACCATGAAAAGACAAGCGGCGCCCTGCGTGTTTTTTATAACTGGGGTCATCATAAAATCAATGACGGACATGCGGTAAATGCCGATCCCCGTTCGTTCCTGTTCTATTCTGACGACCATAATACGGGTGTTCAGTTGTATCAGTCTTTTCGTTTGGTAGAAGGAAATACGTTTACTGCCGGTATCGATTATAAGAACTGGGGAGGTCATGCCTGGAACGATACGATTAACGGACCGATCGGCGAGATCGTCAAGAAATCGGTAAACGAGGTGGCTGGTTATGCGATCATGCAGCAGGATCTCTTTGATATCCTGAGCCTGAATGCCGGTGTGCGTTACGAACATAGCAGCGCGTATGGCGGCGAGTGGGTTCCGCAGGCGGGATTTGCCCTTCGCCCGTTCGAAGGAAATACGATCAAAGGTTCTTTCTCTAAGGGATACAGAAGTCCGACGTTGCGCGAATTGTATATCTCTTATCTTCCTTATTCAAAAGCGAATCCGGACCTGAAGCCGGAAAGTATGCTGAGTTATGAATTATCTGTCGGACAATATCTGTTGGATAATCGTTTGCACGCTGAGCTGACTGCTTTTTATATTGAAGGAAAAGATATGATCTCTGTAGTAAACCGACAGATGTCGAATATCGGACGTTTTTATAATAAAGGGGTCGAATTTGAAGCCGGTTATCAGATTCTGAACAACCTGAATTTGGATATGAACTACAGCTATCTGCATATGAATAAGGATATAGTAGCTGCCCCGGCTCATAAATTCTATGCCAGCGCAACTTATATGCCCGGACGCTTTACCTTTAATCTGAGCGTACAGTCCATATTTGACCTGTATACGAATGTAGGAAATAAGCCGGAAGATAATAAAAAAGAGGACTATACAGTGCTGAATGCCCGTGCTTCTTACCGTTTTGGCTCGCAGAATAAGGGACTGAAGCTGTTTGTCAAAGGAGAGAACCTGACGGCAACCCGTTATTCCATCAACGAAGGTTACCCGATGCCGAAAGCTGTGTTTATGGGCGGGATCGATGTGACGTTCTAG
- the nikR gene encoding nickel-responsive transcriptional regulator NikR encodes MSIKRFGVSLEDNLLESLDQYVDENGFANRSQAIRFLIEKNVAEKKWQCNHIVAGTIIIMYDQKKKAISAKIAGIEQDYQNVILSSSQYYVNQHFCLHIVTVMGTAHRLTELSDKLTAIKGIKHGKLVMSRAD; translated from the coding sequence ATGTCGATAAAACGTTTTGGTGTCTCTTTGGAAGACAACCTGTTAGAATCATTGGATCAGTATGTGGACGAGAATGGCTTTGCCAACCGCTCACAGGCCATCCGCTTTCTGATAGAAAAGAACGTGGCAGAGAAGAAATGGCAATGCAATCACATCGTGGCAGGTACTATTATCATTATGTACGACCAGAAGAAAAAGGCTATTTCTGCAAAGATTGCCGGTATCGAGCAGGATTATCAGAACGTGATCCTTTCCTCTTCCCAGTATTATGTCAATCAGCACTTTTGTCTGCACATCGTTACAGTGATGGGGACAGCCCACCGATTGACTGAATTGTCAGATAAACTGACTGCTATCAAGGGTATTAAGCATGGAAAGTTGGTGATGAGCCGGGCGGATTGA
- a CDS encoding SusD/RagB family nutrient-binding outer membrane lipoprotein, with protein sequence MKKNYKYIAAIFLGGLIGFSACTDDFESFNTNEAGFPDKSKEQEFNKYGIPLGVVQQGIYFNYDWGGGKNWPFQVMQNLSADMFSGYVHDFNPFNEGRANTTYNMQDGWNGSFWENTYGYIMTEIQKSEDLTEKDYPSFYGITKILKVELIHRVSDLYGPVVYTQFGSKTGSMPDTQPVAYKAFFEDLDTGIGLIRAYMEANPDVENFAKFDILMPQGKRTYAEWIRFGNSLRLRLAVRIAMADPVLAAAEAKKALTDAGGLLEEDNDIVAVSTDGTGYNNPFGEINKGWGEVFLNANMESYMGGYDDPRLSKYFDKAAGGEGTEIIPVKGTYKGIRQGTGFNHKNYSKHSKSTIAQTSNAVLMTAAEVWFLRAEAALRGWSSEDPGSCYENGVKASFAQWGAKDVAAYLESTKTPKDYLDAFDASFNAKAVGKVTPAWDNAATNEEKLEKIITQKWIACYPEGCEAWTEQRRTGYPKLFPVLVNDSQGTIDSNLGPRRLNFFVGIKTANPEQYSALVTALGGADNCGTRLWWDTGRNF encoded by the coding sequence ATGAAAAAGAATTATAAATATATAGCCGCAATCTTTTTGGGCGGATTGATAGGTTTTTCAGCTTGTACGGATGATTTTGAATCTTTTAATACGAACGAGGCTGGTTTCCCGGATAAGTCGAAGGAGCAGGAATTTAATAAATACGGTATTCCTCTGGGAGTCGTTCAGCAGGGTATTTACTTCAACTACGATTGGGGTGGCGGTAAAAACTGGCCGTTCCAGGTCATGCAGAATCTGAGCGCCGATATGTTTTCAGGTTATGTACACGATTTCAACCCGTTCAACGAAGGGCGTGCGAACACGACCTATAACATGCAGGACGGATGGAACGGATCGTTTTGGGAGAATACCTACGGATATATCATGACGGAGATTCAGAAATCCGAAGATCTGACGGAAAAGGATTATCCTTCATTCTATGGGATTACCAAAATATTGAAAGTGGAATTGATACATCGCGTATCCGATTTATACGGTCCTGTTGTTTATACGCAGTTCGGTTCGAAAACCGGTTCCATGCCGGATACACAGCCGGTTGCCTATAAGGCTTTCTTTGAAGACCTCGATACGGGAATCGGTTTGATCCGTGCCTATATGGAAGCGAATCCGGACGTGGAGAACTTCGCGAAGTTCGATATCCTGATGCCGCAGGGCAAACGGACCTATGCCGAATGGATCAGATTCGGTAACTCGTTACGCCTCCGCCTGGCTGTCCGTATCGCTATGGCCGATCCCGTACTGGCTGCAGCAGAAGCGAAAAAAGCCTTGACGGATGCAGGAGGTTTATTGGAAGAAGATAACGATATCGTTGCTGTATCTACGGATGGTACCGGTTATAATAACCCGTTTGGTGAGATCAATAAGGGATGGGGAGAAGTTTTCCTGAATGCAAATATGGAGTCTTATATGGGGGGGTATGACGATCCCCGTTTGTCGAAGTATTTTGATAAGGCTGCCGGCGGCGAAGGTACTGAGATCATTCCGGTAAAGGGTACTTACAAAGGTATCCGTCAGGGAACAGGATTCAACCATAAAAATTACAGCAAACATTCGAAAAGTACGATTGCGCAGACATCCAATGCTGTCTTGATGACGGCTGCCGAAGTATGGTTCCTGCGTGCGGAAGCTGCCTTGAGAGGCTGGTCTTCCGAAGATCCGGGTTCTTGTTATGAAAATGGTGTCAAAGCCTCTTTTGCCCAGTGGGGTGCTAAAGATGTAGCTGCATACCTGGAAAGTACGAAGACTCCGAAAGATTATCTGGATGCTTTCGATGCTTCCTTCAATGCAAAAGCTGTAGGCAAAGTAACGCCGGCATGGGATAACGCAGCAACCAATGAAGAAAAGTTGGAAAAAATTATTACTCAGAAATGGATTGCCTGTTATCCGGAAGGCTGCGAAGCATGGACAGAACAAAGACGTACCGGTTATCCTAAGTTGTTCCCGGTTTTGGTGAACGACAGCCAGGGCACGATCGATTCGAACCTGGGACCGCGTAGATTGAATTTCTTTGTCGGCATCAAAACAGCTAATCCTGAGCAATATTCAGCTTTGGTAACGGCTTTGGGTGGTGCAGACAATTGCGGAACCCGTCTGTGGTGGGATACCGGAAGGAACTTCTAA